ccctgtgttccaatctctgtatgtatagggctctgtatctctgtatgtatagggctgccctgtgttccaatctctgtatgtatagggctgccctgtgttccaatctctgtatgtataggGCTGCCCTCTGTTCCAATCTCTATGcatagggctgccctgtgttccaatctctgttatctctgtatatatagggctgccctgtgttccaatctctgtatgtagggctgccctgtgttccaatctctgtatgtatagggctgccctgtgttccaatctctgtatgtatagggctgccctgtgttccaatctctgtatgtatatagggctgccctgtgttccaatctctgtatatatagggctgccctgtgttccaatctctgtatgtatagggctgccctgtgttccaatctctgtatatatagggctgccctgtgttccaatctctgtatatgtatagggctgccctgtgttccaatatatatatatctctgtatatatatatgttccaatctctatatatatatatagggctgccctgtgttccaatatatagggctgccctgtgttatatatatagggctgccctgtgttccaatctgcctgtatatatatagggctgccccgtgttccaatctctgtatgtatatcTGTAATCTCTGTATGTTAGGATCATGCCCTGTAACATGTTAGGATCATGCCCCTGTTAACATGTTTATATAGGGCTGCCTGTTCCAATCTCGTATGTTtgggctgccctgtgttccaatctctgtaacatgtatagggctgccctgtgttcatctctgtatgtatagggctgcccctgtgttccaatctctgtatgtataaCATCTGTATGTATATAGGGCTCTGATATATAGGggccctgtgttccaatctctgtgtAACATGTTAGGGCATGCCTGTAACATGTCTGGATCATGGCTGTTAACATGTATAGGATCATGCCTGTAACATGTCTGGGGCTGCCCTGTAACTCTGTAttatagggctgccctgtgttccaacATGTCTGgatatatagggctgccctgtgttccaatctctgtatgtatagggctgccctgtgttccatGTCTGGATGTATGCcctgttccaatctctgtatcaTAGGGCTAACATGTGTCTGGATAGGGCTGCCCATGTTTCCATGCCTGTAACATGTCTGGATCATGGCTGTAACATGTTAATCATGCCTGTAACATGTTAGGATCATGCCTGTAACATGTTTGGATCATGCCTGTAACATGTTAGGATCATGCCTGTAACATGTCTGGATCATGGCTGTAACATGTTAGGATCATGCCTGTAACATGTCTGGATCATGGCTGTAACATGTTAGGATCATGCCTGTAACATGTCTGGATCATGGCTGTAACATGTTAGGATCATGGCTGTAACATGTTAGGATCATGCCTGTAACATGTCTGGATCATGGCTGTAACATGTTAGGATCATGCATGTAACATGTCTGGATCATGGCTGTAACATGTTAGGATCATGCCTGTAACATGTTAGGATCATGCCTGTAACATGTTAGGGTCATGCATGTAACATGTTAGGATCATGGCTGTAACATGTTAGGATCATGCCTGTAACATGTTAGGATCATGCCTGTAACATGTTAGGATCATGGCTGTAACATGTTAGGATCATGCCTGTAACATGTTTGGATCATGGCTGTAACATGTTAGGATCATGCCTGTAACATGTTAGGATCATGCCTGTAACATGTTAGGATCATGGCTGTAACATGTTAGGAACATGTTAGGATCATGCATGTAACATGTTAGGATCATGGCTGTAACATGTTAGGATCATGGCTGTAACATGTTAGGATCATGCCTGTAACATGTTAGGATCATGCCTGTAACATGTTAGGATCATGCCTGTAACATGTTAGGATCATGCCTGTAACATGTTAGGATCATGCCTGTAACATGTTTGGATGTAACATGTTAGGATCATGCCTGTAACATGTTAGGATCATGCCTGTAACATGTTAGGATCATGCCTGTAACATGTTAGGATCATGCCTGTAACATGTTAGGATCATGCCTGTAACATGTTAGGATCATGCCTGTAACATGTTAGGATCATGCCTGTAACATGTTAGGATCATGTCTGTAACATGTTAGGATCATGGCTGTAACATGTTAGGATCATGCCTGTAACATGTTATGTTTCTTACTACATGATGGATGTTGAAGTcagatttattttttaaatgatgtaAATTGCCTTTTTTTTGTGTTTgtaattttgttgttgttgttgtgtgtcttGTTTGGTTTATGGTATTTAAAAAGCAGAAGAAGAGGACATTATATTATTACTTACCGATAGATGTTCTATTGttttgtggaatttatttaatATTAGATCAGTTGTTTCTCAATGTGCCATCTGGCTTCTAAGAGTGAAGTGAAACCAAAACGGGGTAAACGATTACCAGTTATTTATGCACTTCTTTACctcccaaaataataaagaaatcaTTTAACTGAAATATTAATAGTCGTTATCTTTCTTAATTGGAGAAGAACATTTATTTATGCATTAGACAACATGGAGGCCCGTTTCCAACTTCCCATTCTGTCTCATTGATCAAACAAATGATTTATAAAAATCATTCACTAGTCAGTTATTGAAAAGAGAATCAGGTCTACACTTTCATTCCGCTACAAAGCAGCACAAAGATTGCATCACCCGATCAGTACATACAAAAATAACTGAAAAATAACTTGAGCTTGTTAATATATTCCACTGGACTGGTTGGTTCTGATTCAGATGCGTTGGGTTAAATGATGAAGACACACGATTGTTTGTTTATCACCTTGTTATCAATGCTTAGTTCCCcctccaaaaaaaaaacattgaaaaaaAATGTTTGTCATAGTCATTAAATCAGAGTACTATATGTCATAAATCAGAGTactatatacgtatacatatatgtatatatatatatatatacatatacatatatatatacatatacatatacatatacacatatacacatatatatatatatatatatatgtcattaAATCAGagtactatatacagtgccttgcgaaagtattcgggcccccttgaactttgcgaccttttgcttcaaacataaagatataaaactgtatttttttgtgaagaatcaacaacaagtgggacacaatcatgaagtggaacgacatttattggatatttcaaacttttttaacaaatcaaaaactgaaaaattgggcgtgcaaaattattcagcccctttactttcagtgcagcaaactctctccagaagttcagtgaggatctctgaatgatccaatgttgacctaaatgactaatgatggtaaatacaatccacctgtgtgtaatcaagtctctgtataaatgcacatgcactgtgatagtctcagaggtccattaaaagcgcagagagcatcatgaagaacaaggaacacaccaggcaggtccgagatactgttgtgaagaagtttaaagccggatttggatacaaaaagatttcccaagctttaaacatcccaaggagcactgtgcaagcgataatattgaaatggaaggagtatcagaccactgcaaatctaccaagacctggccgtccctctaaactttcagctcatacaaggagaagactgatcagagatgcagccaagaggcccatgatcactctggatgaactgcagagatctacagctgaggtgggagactctgtccataggacaacaatcagtcgtatattgcacaaatctggcctttatggaagagtggcaagaagaaagccatttcttaaagatatccataaaaagtgttgtttaatgtttgccacaagccacctgggagacacaccaaacatgtggaagaaggtgctctggtcagatgaaaccaaaattgaactttttggcaacaatgcaaaacgttatgtttggcgtaaaagcaacacagctcatcacactgaaaacaccatccccactgtcaaacatggtggtggcagcatcatggtttgggcctgcttttcttcagcagggaagatggttaaaattgatgggaagatggatggagccaaatacaggaccattctggaagaaaacctgatggagtctgcaaaagacctgagactgggacggagatttgtcttccaacaagacaatgatccaaaacataaagcaaaatctacaatggaatggttcaaaaataaacatatccaggtgttagaatggccaagtcaaagtccagacctgaatccaatcgagaatctgtggaaagaactgaaaactgctctgttcacaaatgctctccatccaacctcactgtgcTCGAGctattttgcaaggaggaattggaaaaaattccagtctctcgatgtgcaaaactgatagagacataccccaagcgacttacagctgtaatctcaacaaaaggtggcgctacaaagtattaacttaagggggctgaataattttgcactccaaatttttcagtttttgatttgttaaaaatgtttgaaatatccaataaatgtcgttccacttcatgattgtgtcccacttgttgttgactcttcacaaaaaaatacagttttatatctttatgtttgaagcctgaaatgtggcaaaaggtcacaaagttcaagggggccgaatactttcgcaaggcactgtatatatatatatgtcattaAATCAGAGTAGTATATGTCATTAAATCagagtactatatatatatatatatatatgtcataaATCATAGTACTATATGTCATTAAATCATAGTACTATATGTCATTAAATCAGAGTAGTATATGTCATTAAATCAGAGTAGTATATGTCATTAAATCAGAGTAGTATATGTCATTAAATCAGAGTAGTATATGTCATAAATCATAGTACTATATATATGTCATTAAATCATAGTAGTATATGTCATTAAATCCTTCTAAAGCAGTAGGATTCAGCGATAGAATAAACTGTTCTCTAAGTGAAGAGCAGAAAGCCAGTGAAGGTGCTGTGGTGATTATTGTCATCAAAGATGTTAAATCCTTCCATCAGACGAGTGTAGACCTCGTCTCCTGCATCCAACTGCAGTGTTACACCATTGGTTCCACCGTCCTCCGAGTCCGAAACGTCATCGGTCACAGTCACCATTACAAGTCCATTTTTATACAGCGACACTCTTCTCCCCTTGCTGGAGGTTGTAAAGGCAGTGTATGTGAAGTAGTAGACTCCATTAACCGGTGCTCTGAAGATACCCGTCACCGGACTGTAAGCCTCACCAATATTGATGAAGACGTGTTTGTAGGCCAGGATGACATCATCACTATTTGGTCCTTTGGATTCAGACAACGAGGCTGAGAAGGCCaccttcggtctctctctgttctctctcttcagttccTCCACGGTGGCTCCCATCTCATTCAGTTTGGTGCTCTGTTGAGCCACAATGGCTCTCAGCTCCTGGAGTAGGACTCTCTGTTCCTCCACCTGGCTCTCGCTGGCCCGCTGTGTGGTTTCCATAAAGATTGGCTTCTTGTCAATGTCTCTACTTTGAAAAACCTGCAGCTCAGAGAGACAGCTGCAGAGAACAAACAGTAGAGCGACGA
This sequence is a window from Oncorhynchus masou masou isolate Uvic2021 unplaced genomic scaffold, UVic_Omas_1.1 unplaced_scaffold_1905, whole genome shotgun sequence. Protein-coding genes within it:
- the LOC135532548 gene encoding complement C1q-like protein 2 encodes the protein MRTFVALLFVLCSCLSELQVFQSRDIDKKPIFMETTQRASESQVEEQRVLLQELRAIVAQQSTKLNEMGATVEELKRENRERPKVAFSASLSESKGPNSDDVILAYKHVFINIGEAYSPVTGIFRAPVNGVYYFTYTAFTTSSKGRRVSLYKNGLVMVTVTDDVSDSEDGGTNGVTLQLDAGDEVYTRLMEGFNIFDDNNHHSTFTGFLLFT